The Juglans microcarpa x Juglans regia isolate MS1-56 chromosome 8D, Jm3101_v1.0, whole genome shotgun sequence genomic sequence AGATTTGGGTTAATATGTTTTGAATGTTTAGTTTATGACTTTGTTATTATTGGgatttaatattgatattattgtGTAACTACTTAatatttcatcctttttttgttaatataaaatcttaatttttggaGATATAAactttcttatatattattagtttgaatattgattaaatattttatcataaatctagttataattgtgaattatttatataattatctatatattatatctgaaattatgttaatcgagtcaaaataaatatacaaatcaactatatttatttgtataaaaCTGGTTGCGTGTAGGTTAATTGAATAAGAATTAAACCAGTTATTTTAGTCATGCAGTACTATCCGTTATTTATATAgatcatattaaaattttaagagcTGAGTGATTTAATTAAACGTGTCAAATTTAGATTAACGAATATAAAAGAATACTTAAAGACTTAATAAGATACAAACGACTAAAAAATGCAAATTAGCACTTCTATCTTtgtatcaaattttattttagatgctTGCACTTTAGTTTCTAGTAAGTTGCCAAGTGTAATTCAACCTTATTCTagatcaaatttttaaaaataacaataaggAAAGTGTTATTtagacttataatttttattcccGTAATGCCGTATGCTAACATGTAAGTCAATGATATCTTTAGCCATGTTTGAATTAAGAAGTAtcctcaatttatctcatctcatcattaaatatagataaaaattactgttaaaaataactattttacacacatgatataacatcatctagaccacacatctctcaagtctaaaataaaaaaataaaaaactaaaaacaatcATATAATAAGTGTAAAATATACACTCTACAATAACTtttctctaatattatttttttataaattttcatacaaaatataatgaacaatttaatttttttaaattttaaaataataataatattaaaaaataatattataacgatatttttgttaattcacttaaattcatctcaattctttattaaaatagcACCTATAAGATTATGAAATTTggaattaaaagtttgaattaaaaaataataataaaatatatcttttagtccgtatgtatattttttccattcaaGGGACATGAATTTGATTGGAGATCAAAGCATACGACCGATCCATAGGTTTTTAGCCTTTTTCTGAACAATTTACAAAGAACAGATCCGTAGTTCGTGAATCCATCATTACAAATAAGAACAAAGGAACCACTTTCACgaattaatgcatttttttcatatcatccTAACCCTACGTATTTTCCTTTAGcttcttttaataataagagaagttaaaaaaaataaaaacaaaaacaaaatttacatcaTCGGGGCCCTGTATATTCAATCGgtagtcttttttctttttctttttttatctttttttttgggtttattgtGCTGGCAAAGTTCCGTGCCGCCACGAGGGATCGGAAAAATCGGAAGATTCGTAATACAGATCGGAGTACTCGAACAGCCCCCCATCAAACGCCACGTACTCGCCGGTGATCCCATACCCATCTCCCACACCGAACTCGAACGCGTCGTAATTCGGGATCTGATCCTCGAACCCCCACAACTCGCCGACACCAGACGTGTCAAACGGGACACGAATCAAGTCGGTCTCCAGATTCTGCACTTCCTCCCCGGAAGAACTACCCGAGGGTGGCAGGCCAAGCTCGTCGTCAGAGGCTTCAAGAAGGTAACCCAGCTCCGGTTGGGACTCGCCGGAATCAGAAGTCAAGTCAACAACCGGCACCAGCGACGAAGAAGCCGGAGATATCTCTTCCTCGAAGCTCTTCATGACGGAGGCAAGGTCCTGAATGGTCGCATCGGGATCGGAGTCGTCGAGGAAATCCAGAAGGTTCTCCCGGAGACGCTTCACCTCGGGGGAGTCCAACTCGTCGGAGTCCTCATACCGGACCCGCTTCTTGATATTCCGGTCCTCAACAAAGCTAATAGACATCGACATAGAAATCGAGACAGATAGAAGATTTTCCGATAAAGCAAACAAGAGCGTTGAAAGCAGCGGTGATGAGCTGCGATGAAGCGAAGAGGATACTTATATAAGGGGGACAAagaagagagatgagagagagagtgggggtaATGATGGAGACGCAGGCGCGTGAGGGATCGAATCGcccatgtctttttttttttttttccgtcctAGTAAACTTGTTTGAATTGCGTGATGATGTCCGGTTTTAATTGTGGGCCCCTGCTGCCTGCTGCCTGCATAGTCAATACGGCCTGCCTAGTGCGTGAGGCTttcggcctttttttttttttctctttccttttgtcTTTGGCTCGGCTCGGCTGAGGGATACTTAACTTAGAGGGTTGTTTGTTTggtaggaaaataaattaagggGGAAAGGTATTGGGTGTTTAGGACATTTCGTAAAGGATTAGGTTGTGGAAAGGAAAGTTGTAGGTAATTGATTGCGCATTAGATGGTATAGGATTGACGATGATGGGAGGCATTCCTTAGTTTGTTGTGATATTGTAGTCCACACATTTTTAACCTTTTCCAACATCCAAATTCGGTTCCTTTCATTCAATGAGAGCTATGTATCTTCATTCTTGCTTGTACAAATTGGATTAATCGTACGTTTGGGTAGTAAGGTAATTTTAATTAATCTGTATatagcattaaaaaaataaaaaaaaatattgataaaatattaaataataataaaatattgataaaaaataatgataaaatattgaatagtagggGACTTTACTATTCAAATTCAGCCTAAGTGTAGAATAGTCATAGAGCATGTTTAGACAAgcaaagatttttcaaaattctcataatttcattcacaaATATCGCtgaaatacaattttttttttaacttcaaattttcaacttgtttacgtaattattatctaaacacaaaattcaatataacttttataagcttcaaaataaaaaattatattcaaacaaatttttagatttttatttaacttttcttttttcttttccaaaacctaataaaaacatctttactcaaatcattttagtattattcacaaaattctgagATATTTCAAATGTCCAAACATGCTGAAGTGTAGGGTTTGGACATGGAAGGTAGCCTGAGTGGTTCGATCCCTTGATACAATCATTTTAAGTTTATGTTGAAGTAATCTTAgatgattataaataataataaaaattaataaataagaaaaaaataagaaataatttataaatgatatttcaatttttttctttttgtgtttactaatgccattttattttgaatatatttttttaattttattttttatttttttaataaaccacatGACACTAACACATCAATAAACCAAAGTGAATGATATAACTAGGGTGGCATAATAACAATACTCAatcaaaataggaatttcctTTCGGCATTTTTTGAATATTCATATTGCGAAGTTCATTAATCCACgtatcaaataaattttaattctaGCATTATCCCTTGATCGAtgacatcttatgaaaaataaacttgGATATTGTTGTTGGATGTGTTTGAAGGATTTGGTTCTCTTTCCTCTACTCTTATACTAACATTTTATTGTTGGTGGAACCTGAAAAGTGCCCAACATCATCTCCTACAAGGATATTAAGGGTGCGTTTAGATGctaaactgaattgagttgagatgataaaatattgttagaatattattatttattattattattattttagaatttaaaaaaattaaattatttattatattttgtattgagattttaaaaagttgttgagataagttgagatgattttagattccaaacgaaacctaactCTAACATTAAATGTTGTTGTTGGTATAATTCATAACCACTTTTTTCTCTACGAATTACttcaaacacaataaaaaagtCAGAAAAACAATTTCGGTTTTTTGTCATGAAGTTGCAATCCAAACAAGTCCTACTTGAAACTTTTCCTAGAAACTTTCAAAACTAGTGGGAAAAtgtttttggattgagaaagttttttttttaagatgatttttagtggaattttttagaaaagaaaattgttgtGATGTGTGTATTTAAATCgaaaacaattgtaaaaatcgttttgattttttttttaaagatagcaaaaatattttgatatttattagAGGTTTGGATGCAAAGTAACAAATTTTCTAAGTTCTTAATATTCTTTAAAAGTTTATCCAAGTCCTGGTGCATGTTTTTCAATAAGCTCCCATGAGTCCCAACAATGCAAGTGTTATATAAATCCAACGGCATGAGATTTCTTACAAGGCCTCGTTTGATTTTacagatgagttaaaataaaagttaaaaattgaatgaaatattattataatatatttttttaatattatttttatttgaaaatttgaaaatttttaaattttttatgttaatttgttcaagaatttaaaaaaattataatgattagatgcgATCAATTGAAAAGACTTGTAAAAACAATCAATTTTTAACTCAACATCtcctattaaaaaatgaatggcTACAAGATTACaagattggaagaaaaaaaaatacttatgtTCCCATTAGAagtaatcttatttatttattttttagcttGAGCTGTcctttaatatttgaaaaatgatagggaCACAATCTTTGataattattacataatttgtttatatgatgctatcatttaatttgtttgtggaGATGCTCCAGAGCATATGCGTAGTTTAGCTTATACTCTATATTTTTTcctgtattgataagtcacaacTGTAATTTCGATGATTTGATtgaatgaaataaaatctatttctatttaaaaataaaaatcatgtaaaaGTTATACccctatcatttttcttgatatttttaaCCCCAAGTTTAAGCCGAATCAAATACATATGAACACAAGTAATCCACCGTAGTAGGGTACTGTATTCTTCATGCACAGTATATCTGCGCTCAAGGATTCTGGCCAACAGCAACTCAGATCGCCTGGCGCTATCTATCCAACTATGCTACTGCTTTTCTTGATCAAGTTTTTTGATGAAGAAGATCAAGCGAATCTCTCCATCTGTCGTCTCAGAAAAATGAATTACAACACAAAACAACCAGACAGTCTACTTGGTGGACCATCTAAAACTATAATTTAAGGCAACTCTCCCATTTGATCTTCTAAAAATAATGGGGATGGACAGAAATCAATTTATTAGTCTCATagtctttttttaatcttttcattttgaaatgttttattagtTGTAATGAGGtgtttattatgtattaatatGTATTAGGTAGCGGTAACAAAGCAAGTGCGCTGCCGAaagattttagagagagagactaataaatgtgatttttattactcttttatttatgaaaagtgtcagttttctttaattctattaattttattttatttatatatatttttctttattttcttaaatttaaaggaatgaaaagatttagtgtagaatgagagcattttggtacaaaaaaatAGACTATGAAGCCAGACAGATGAGAGGTGACGAGATCTTAAAAGCCAAGAAGACTTACCCCTCAGTAGGCGAGTAATCTTTCCTCTCGGTAGACGAGAAGACTTGGCAACAAAGCTCCGAATGGTTAGATTGAGCGACCAGtttaaacgaccaacttaaaagaccaacctaaacgacatcttGGACAACAACTAGTAAAGGCAAATAGCTTTACTACTCGATAGGTTGGCaagagggttctatcatcccgATTTGGAATCTTTCCTTTCGGTAGGCAAGGAGACCAGTTACACTTTAGCCAGCACACACAGCATTTACCTAGTGGGACCCTTTtgagttccgcaatcaatctgcTAGCTGACCACCAAATTCTCTCAAACTCCATAAATtttatcactgaatcttccattttagataattctgttattcttgggataatttattttatgttaacatttatttttagaaactattttccagatctttaggctagGTTGTGccgcatttatcttgttttcgaATATAAGTTTTGACATCCATTTAAtctcgtcttgtgggatgaataagAAGAGAGTCCgagttttagatttcaatagtCTAGAGTTTAtcatttgagtttctttcaagaAGGCAGATATGAGAGAGCAGAGGCGAGatccgcatgcttcatcaactgactccaacgaagaacactagtgtttttgtttttcttttcagtttcattatgaattaattctattttctagagctttgatatagtctagcattgaacacacaatttatattttaagttattttatttcaatatttccataattgagtgtttattccttgttcttaatgcttgcaattttctagctaattattgtttgatctgttgaatcacaatgagaccaagagttgatttgtgattaaagctctaagATTAAGTACCATTAGTTGACCGAAAGTAGTAATACTTTATCGTGACTAATgtgattttttaagaaaaatccaaaaaacttaatgagtctccaattagttaaattcacataaagatatggagttattagttgaagATTTTCTTggtattgtttgagagaaaatatttaatagttaaggggTTTTTATCAACAATTtgagataattggaattctataacaaggaataacaaattgtgtgggatttgctaggtgaaatcaaacgctctagatctatttttattagctttaaaatctaaattttaatactCTTTTCTTCAgcttaatttagataatctattcttcaaatttcagtttttcaaatagtaattaatttagtaaatttcagtactcaataacataattaatcaATGTGGGTTCAACATccgttttttttaaaaacactttactacttattACAATTCTATGTactttcagatatttttatgcgaacaaaGACTCctccttctctctagaaaactcCATTTCAGTGAGATTTGTTGTCGGATAGGAGTGTGGCTCTCACCCTcctctccttctcttttctaTTTCCTCATTGTGTATACACTTTCAaggtagtgtttttttttctcctccatCCATTGGTTTGGTTTTGGTCAGATCTGCTATTCTCTGGCTGTCATCTGCCTACACACGCCCCACCATCCCATCCGCCATCCATTGATCTACTGGAATGAAGCGAAGTCGCACCAAAATGATCGATATGTAGACCTCACGCGTGGCTTGTTGCCCCACGTGGCCTTCACGTGCCACCACGCATCGACGTCTCTGACAACAACACGCGTCGTATTAGTAGCTTCATCTCCCTGAGATCTTCCAGATCTAGGCCACCCCGTCTCCATCCCACCGGCATGTGGCTCCCACATGCCATCACAGGAGCGCAGGAATGTAGATGATCATAGGCTACAAATTAGTCCACCCGATGTCGTGTCTTCCACTATGTTATCGTTTTTCCTAATTGATGATATTGAAAAAGGGATTGCCAATCTATCCAAAAGTCATTTCAAGACAACAAACAACAGTGCACCCGCCACTCTAGCCGCTTTTAGCAGAGGTTCCATCGCCACTAGCGATGGTTCCATTGTTCACAAATTTTTGCAAACAGCTTATTATCGTCTTTCAAGACGACATCCTCTTTGTAGGACATGGATGAGAACTAATAAATTGATCGCAtgaatccattttttcttttttatccatCACTTTGCACTGTTGTTATTGTTCTGAAGTGTTTGTTAGGAAATCCTACCCCTTCCTCATATGTCACTTTTTCTATCTTTTCTAATGAAGTTTACttgcttgcttaaaaaaaaaaaaaagggtagcaGTAACAAAGCCTTAAAAAGATGCCATGCTACTTGCCACACACCTTTCTTCCCTAACCACCCACTTCATTGTCCATACAAACTTCCAACTGTCTAACATATTTGTTGCATTTGGAAAATTAAAACTCCATCTATATGATTAttgggaaatgatttatatagttttaaggTGCGCAAGCGTCGCTCAATCCATTTAAAAAagtcgatttttttttcatgtaggtatCAAATTTGCTTGCCCACTTGTTTTCAAATGGCACAAGACTTGCACACCCTAactaaaactgtatctaacattagtTACAATTCTTAtacatatcatttttaaaaaaaataaggatagTTACACATATTACATAATTCATCTATGCCACactatcatataataataaaattataatttttgtatatttattgattatatttaattaatatattgcaaTGTTATGTAGGGGTAGTAAAATAGTTGTGTaaagattttaatttatacCTATCTTTTACTCTTCTTTTAGAAACAatttttagtatataatatcgtaaattatcaaaactaaaatttaatactttaaattactatttattatgtaatgtattcaattttcaaatcttaaggttaataattttaaaaatatttaattggcCATCCTCCCAAGATTTAGACCAACTTCTATATATAACccacaagaaattagaaataactCTTATAACACACAAATTTTAGATTAAACACATTTTTTCTCTAAAATGTTTGTAAGAAATAACATTTTAGTTCCATGTAAAAGATATCCACAAGTTTTTGTATAAATCTCAGAGTTTTGCCCATAAAATGTTTCTTAAAGCCAAGTAATGGATGACTTTTAGGACTGGTTTgaagagtgagatgagatgagaattttgtgaataatagtaaaatagtttgtaaataagaatgctatagtttgagttgagtattttttaggttttgaaaaaatgagagagaaaaagttaaataaaaaatattataaaattaaaatattgtaataatattatttttgtttggatatttaaaaaagttagaattgttttttatttttttatttgaaagtttgaaaaagttgtaatgattagtttgaaaattttgtatttgaattatatttgagaataagatgGAATGAGATCACATGAGATCACATgataattttgtatctcatctgaggctccaaacaagccctaagatGAAAAAGTCACACGTTAATATCCATAACGCGTGACTTTTCTATATCTTTCTTTTGGGAATTCTCATCTATCACGCACTCTCTTTTATACAGATCTCCTCTTCTATACaatcacatttctttttttggtctaagatgatttttatattaaaaagaatatatttattgatgtcatgtttcgcaGTCTGAGCAACTCCACCGTTCTGGATTGATCAGTTCTTGCAATGAAGGGAAGAAATGTAGGCTCGGGATGGTGGGGTTACCTCCTATGCCTAAGTCAATTTGGATTTTGTGTGCGCTTctaattattgtatatatttatacttgGTGGAGATGGTCCATGCTGTTCGTGGTGCGTCGCTCTGTACTGAGGTCGTGTTCTCCTACCAACTCCTTGCTTGGTGATAGGCCAACCATACCTGATTGTGGCGACCGTTGACAGCCTTGGGCGTCTATCGTGACGTGTTCGCCTTCATTCTTCATTAATGTGGTATGGCCTTGGTCAGGTGCTCCCACCTCCCTAGTCTTGTCCAGTCATTGATGCTTGAAGACTTGGGTGTCCCTGATTCTGTGCATACGATTCATCGGCTAGTTGAGGTGTCAGGCCTTCTATCCCAATCTCACGCTTCACGAGTGCTGCTCCCCTGTGTGGGTCCCGTGGGCCGCTTCCTCTCTAGGCTCGACTTGGGTCACCCCATCCTCATACAGACTTTGCCTTGCCGGACTGTTCCTAAGGCTACCTGTACCCCCATGGACTTGGCTTGCTTGGTCGAGCTCATTATTAGGGACAATCCCCttctcaatatttattatatgttttatcATTATCCTCTTAACAActcataatatgatattaaataattaatctaaaagttgaacataacaaaataattttcaattatttaatatcacataatgaaattatgaaatgatgatgataacaaAGATAGTCAgcaaaattacttttttatatttaatatggaTGATCCTTATATCATTTTTAGTTgtatcataaataaaaatacaatacataaaacagagaaaaaaaattaaaatatgaaaaatgctttAGTTTATAACGAATCCTTACAAAAGTTAATATGcaagttctttataaattttcttttataaaacttctcaataaatattaatattttgattagAAAATGTCCTAAAATTGCatttccaataataataataacaatatatatatatatatatatatatatatatattttatcaatatagATGGACGAGGTCACGAAATGATTATATGTTTTTGTTATTAgactatatatgttttataacatatattgaCTATAAAGGTCAAATGAGTTTCTCAACTccataaatttgattttttattttttattttttattttttatttacactagcgtccaaaaataaaacctccACTAATCTTGGAGGTACATAGACCTTTGAGCAAGAATTTTTTCATACATCTCATATAATTTAAAGGAAAGCCTCTAGAAATTATTTACATCTAAAACGAGGAGCgtcaagaaaaaatttgaaaaattctattcattaatttcacacattatacataattttttattttttttctcttattaaatatgtaatgtatggataataagtaaaagaactcaattagtttaaaaagaataataaaaaaaaaatatggtgtatgatgtgtgaggatgatgagtaacaaagcTCGTAACAAAATCTTTAACACCTTTAACACTTGAGCTAATTTCGatattttaaagagaaatgatataatttgcagaaaaaatgatagttacagttgtGAGTAAATAAGCGTTatacaatcacttttaaaaaagtaaataaatacaagatctacataaaaaaataattttttaataacagaccttatttttttcaaagtaattacacAGTGTTTACTCACTCTATTACTCAATTTCcagttataaaaaatgtaagCGTCgcacactcattttaaaaaaaataaaaataaaaatgaattctacataaaaaaatattaattttttaataataaattttaatattttttaaaaagattattcaCGATTGCATAAGTTATGATTCTATctagtattattttaatttaaaaaaaaatctaaattttgatGATATGATTGTTAcccttttgtgtttttttttttttttttttgtttttcaaagatTCTAGTTCTGGATCCCTCACCCACAATTCTCTCCACCTAAAAAGTATCCGATCCACTTCCCGCGACGTTCGTGTAAAGCCGAATAGGGAAGAGCGGCGCGCCGAAGCTGGTTCCCGAAATAAGGATAAGACCAAACGAAACACGGACACAGAGGACGCATGCACATGCATGCATTCTTCGTGGACCAAACCTGACAATTTCCTCCTGTCAATAAAGGACTCTTCACATTAACGTAGCCACCAAGCCGCTGATTCCACGGTCCAGTCCGACTCGGTTGTCGTGTCGGCTCCTAGCCAcattccttccttccttccttccttacCTTTTTAATACTTACACGTTTttcttcgtttatttttacaacacatttaaatatttaatttacttattataattatttcaaatttttatataaaataaaataaataatttaattttttaaatattaaaaaataataatattaaaaaaatacttaataatattttatttttattttttaactcaatttatctaatctcatgtataaaaacaaattaggctGCCAGAATTTTCCATGTGTATAATTTAAGATTTAATATTTTCGattagtataataataaaaaattattattttcaaggtGATAAACATGGTGAGAGAAATCGACAAGATCTAGAAAAGTTGATACGTTCTCAAAAAGAGGGCCCACGTAGTGCGGGATGTCAATATCAATGTAAATGCCTTTCACGAGGATCTAGCCGGGATGTGGACCTCCCCTCCTTCCGAGACTTATTTAtacttcgtttatttttagaaaaaattttatctcattttattttattttatttaattattataatttttttaatttttaatataaaataaaataaataattcaattttttaaaatatcaaaataaaaataatattaaaaaatatattttaacaatattttatttaattgtttaactttaatctcaactcatctcatctcattttatctcatctgtaaaaataaaccaagTCTTAAATATCCTACCATtcagtcttattttttttttatataaaaaaattttattatcattattcaCTACTCTATACTCgcatatcctataaaaaatattcttatacattataaaaaaaattataaatataaagtgtgagaatgaatagtaattaactcatagtattactttttataaatttatattgagaCTAAActcttataaattttattttatttttataagaaaagatacaaaataattttataaaaatttagttATAAACTAACGTGTTTAATgcgatatattatattataaaattatttttattttaatataaatctaatatattatataaaat encodes the following:
- the LOC121243422 gene encoding uncharacterized protein LOC121243422 → MSMSISFVEDRNIKKRVRYEDSDELDSPEVKRLRENLLDFLDDSDPDATIQDLASVMKSFEEEISPASSSLVPVVDLTSDSGESQPELGYLLEASDDELGLPPSGSSSGEEVQNLETDLIRVPFDTSGVGELWGFEDQIPNYDAFEFGVGDGYGITGEYVAFDGGLFEYSDLYYESSDFSDPSWRHGTLPAQ